In one window of Miscanthus floridulus cultivar M001 chromosome 12, ASM1932011v1, whole genome shotgun sequence DNA:
- the LOC136496443 gene encoding probable plastid-lipid-associated protein 2, chloroplastic translates to MAGSALLNALVLRAPSPSLSSSSKRRSAGAFAFPNPPRFPPLRSARRVVLARAAAAPPGSGGDPEPEDDEWGPEPEGGSAATGTAVAEGPEAPEAREVAELKAQLKDALYGTERGLRASSESRAKVLELITQLETRNPTPAPTEALTLLNGKWILAYTSFSQLFPLLGFGNLPELVKVEEISQTIDSENFTVQNCIKFSGPLATTSVATNAKFEIRSPKRVQIKFDEGIVGTPQLTDSIVLPEKFELFGQNIDLSPLKGIFTSIENAASSVAKTISDQPPLKIPIRTNNAESWLLTTYLDEELRISRGDGSSIFVLFKEGSTLLN, encoded by the exons ATGGCGGGATCCGCGTTGCTCAACGCTCTCGTCCTCCGCGCGCCATCCCCGTCGCTCTCGTCCTCGTCTAAGCGCCGCAGCGCCGGCGCCTTCGCGTTCCCGAACCCACCGCGCTTCCCACCCCTGCGTTCTGCGCGCCGCGTTGTCcttgcgcgggcggcggcggcgccgccgggcTCGGGCGGTGACCCGGAGCCCGAGGACGACGAGTGGGGGCCGGAGCCTGAGGGCGGGTCCGCTGCCACGGGGACCGCGGTGGCGGAGGGGCCGGAGGCGCCGGAGGCGAGAGAGGTCGCGGAGCTCAAGGCGCAGCTGAAGGATGCGCTGTACGGCACGGAGCGGGGCCTGCGGGCGTCCAGCGAGTCGCGGGCCAAGGTGTTGGAGCTCATCACGCAGCTCGAGACGCGCAACCCCACGCCGGCGCCTACCGAGGCGCTTACGCTCCTCAACGGCAAGTGGATCCTCGC GTACACATCATTTTCCCAACTGTTCCCACTATTGGGGTTTGGAAATCTGCCTGAGCTCGTGAAGGTGGAGGAAATATCACAGACCATTGATTCCGAGAACTTCACAGTGCAAAACTGTATCAAGTTTTCAGGACCTTTGGCTACGACCTCAGTTGCCACCAATGCAAAATTTGAAATTAGAAGCCCCAAGCGCGTACAG ATCAAATTTGATGAAGGCATTGTTGGTACACCACAGTTGACCGACTCCATTGTGCTACCAGAGAAGTTTGAATTGTTTGGACAGAACATCGACCTGAGTCCACTGAAAGGCATATTTACTTCTATCGAAAATGCAGCATCCTCGGTTGCAAAGACCATATCTGATCAGCCTCCACTGAAAATACCGATCAGGACAAACAACGCCGAATCGTGGTTGCTTACGACCTACCTTGACGAAGAGCTCAGGATCTCCAGAGGCGATGGCAGCAGCATCTTTGTGCTGTTCAAGGAGGGAAGTACTCTTCTAAACTGA